The following are from one region of the Cataglyphis hispanica isolate Lineage 1 chromosome 16, ULB_Chis1_1.0, whole genome shotgun sequence genome:
- the LOC126855667 gene encoding N-acetylglucosamine-6-sulfatase-like isoform X2 — translation MSSKMHLAILFLLLNCLAVPVAPGNVVLIITDDQDSTLDGMTPMVNTLNLIGSQGATFTNCFVASPICCPNRASILTGRYQHNHLTVNNSIAGGCSSAQWQKFQEPATFAALLQNVAGYKTFYAGKYLNEYGNEKVGGAAHVPVGWDWWAGLIGNSKYYNYSLSINGTEMKYGDNTGDYLTDVINNLAVNFINGYSDDQPFLMVLAPPAPHAPFTPADRHNDKYNGTKAKRTPNFNVPVHQDKHWLVRKGPSPLPSSVLPKLDEIYRKRWETLLAVDELVKNIHNLLKERNLLNNTYFIYTSDNGYHVGQFSMPMDKRQPYETDIRVPLLISGPGIDSSTISAAVSSVDIFATLLDIAGIEYPSDGRTLFKTTRDLPQDRTVLIEYRGERSKKTPSSGCPSDSDLNVTLCMKEMACKCQDAANNTFSCIRRVSPHFNNIFCIFEDDQKFIESYDIYVDEYQMTNIGYTMKKKLRSRFRKRLKKMVASFIFDATFSIYKPIRI, via the exons ATGTCAAGCAAAATGCACCTAGCGATTCTATTTCTGCTGCTGAATTGTCTAGCGGTGCCGGTTGCACCGGGAAATGTCGTGCTGATTATTACCGACGATCAGGACTCGACTTTAGATGGCATG acGCCGATGGTAAATACTTTGAATCTCATTGGATCTCAGGGTGCCACGTTCACGAATTGC TTTGTAGCTTCGCCTATCTGTTGCCCGAATCGAGCGTCTATCCTGACCGGACGGTATCAGCATAATCATCTGACAGTGAATAATTCGATCGCTGGTGGTTGTAGTAGCGCGCAATGGCAGAAATTTCAAGAACCAGCAACGTTTGCGGCTCTTTTGCAAAATGTCGCTGGATACAAGACTTTTTACGCCGGAAAGTATTTGAACGAG TATGGAAACGAAAAAGTTGGCGGCGCAGCTCACGTACCGGTGGGATGGGATTGGTGGGCCggtcttataggaaattccaaatattacaattattcatTGTCGATAAATGGTACCGAGATGAAGTACGGTGACAATACGGGCGATTATCTTACAGACGTAATC aataatctagctgtaaattttattaacggaTACTCCGACGATCAACCTTTCCTCATGGTATTAGCACCTCCAGCCCCTCACGCGCCTTTTACACCTGCTGATAGACATAATGACAAATACAATGGCACAAAAGCAAAGAGAACCCCAAACTTTAACGTTCCCGTGCATCAG gatAAACATTGGTTAGTTAGGAAAGGTCCGTCTCCTTTGCCAAGCAGTGTATTACCAAAATTAGATGAGATATACAGGAAGAGATGGGAAACTTTGTTAGCGGTCGATGAGctcgttaaaaatatacacaatttattGAAAGAGCGAAATCTCTTGAACAATACCTACTTTATTTATACCTCTGACAATGGATATCATGTTG GACAATTTAGCATGCCCATGGATAAGCGTCAACCCTATGAAACAGATATACGAGTTCCATTACTGATATCCGGTCCAGGAATTGACTCGTCTACAATTTCCGCGGCAGTCAGCAGTGTCGATATCTTCGCTACACTCTTAGATATAGCCGGTATAGAATATCCATCAGACGGAAGAACATTGTTTAAAACAACGCGTGATTTACCGCAAGATCGCACCGTTCTAATAGAGTACAGGGGAGAGAGATCTAAAAAGACCCCGTCGTCCGGTTGTCCAAGTGACAGCGATCTCAATGTCACA CTATGCATGAAAGAAATGGCATGTAAATGTCAGGATGCTGCGAACAATACATTTAGTTGTATACGTCGCGTTTCTCCacatttcaataatatcttttgtatCTTCGAAGATGATCAG aaatttatcgaATCTTACGATATATACGTTGATGAGTATCAAATGACGAATATCGGATATactatgaagaaaaaattgagatcCAGATTCAGGAAACGTCTCAAGAAGATGGTG GCTTCATTTATCTTCGACGCTACATTCTCTATTTATAAACCCATACGGATTTGA
- the LOC126855667 gene encoding N-acetylglucosamine-6-sulfatase-like isoform X1, whose translation MSSKMHLAILFLLLNCLAVPVAPGNVVLIITDDQDSTLDGMTPMVNTLNLIGSQGATFTNCFVASPICCPNRASILTGRYQHNHLTVNNSIAGGCSSAQWQKFQEPATFAALLQNVAGYKTFYAGKYLNEYGNEKVGGAAHVPVGWDWWAGLIGNSKYYNYSLSINGTEMKYGDNTGDYLTDVINNLAVNFINGYSDDQPFLMVLAPPAPHAPFTPADRHNDKYNGTKAKRTPNFNVPVHQDKHWLVRKGPSPLPSSVLPKLDEIYRKRWETLLAVDELVKNIHNLLKERNLLNNTYFIYTSDNGYHVGQFSMPMDKRQPYETDIRVPLLISGPGIDSSTISAAVSSVDIFATLLDIAGIEYPSDGRTLFKTTRDLPQDRTVLIEYRGERSKKTPSSGCPSDSDLNVTLCMKEMACKCQDAANNTFSCIRRVSPHFNNIFCIFEDDQKFIESYDIYVDEYQMTNIGYTMKKKLRSRFRKRLKKMVVCQNAKCVFTDLGSRFE comes from the exons ATGTCAAGCAAAATGCACCTAGCGATTCTATTTCTGCTGCTGAATTGTCTAGCGGTGCCGGTTGCACCGGGAAATGTCGTGCTGATTATTACCGACGATCAGGACTCGACTTTAGATGGCATG acGCCGATGGTAAATACTTTGAATCTCATTGGATCTCAGGGTGCCACGTTCACGAATTGC TTTGTAGCTTCGCCTATCTGTTGCCCGAATCGAGCGTCTATCCTGACCGGACGGTATCAGCATAATCATCTGACAGTGAATAATTCGATCGCTGGTGGTTGTAGTAGCGCGCAATGGCAGAAATTTCAAGAACCAGCAACGTTTGCGGCTCTTTTGCAAAATGTCGCTGGATACAAGACTTTTTACGCCGGAAAGTATTTGAACGAG TATGGAAACGAAAAAGTTGGCGGCGCAGCTCACGTACCGGTGGGATGGGATTGGTGGGCCggtcttataggaaattccaaatattacaattattcatTGTCGATAAATGGTACCGAGATGAAGTACGGTGACAATACGGGCGATTATCTTACAGACGTAATC aataatctagctgtaaattttattaacggaTACTCCGACGATCAACCTTTCCTCATGGTATTAGCACCTCCAGCCCCTCACGCGCCTTTTACACCTGCTGATAGACATAATGACAAATACAATGGCACAAAAGCAAAGAGAACCCCAAACTTTAACGTTCCCGTGCATCAG gatAAACATTGGTTAGTTAGGAAAGGTCCGTCTCCTTTGCCAAGCAGTGTATTACCAAAATTAGATGAGATATACAGGAAGAGATGGGAAACTTTGTTAGCGGTCGATGAGctcgttaaaaatatacacaatttattGAAAGAGCGAAATCTCTTGAACAATACCTACTTTATTTATACCTCTGACAATGGATATCATGTTG GACAATTTAGCATGCCCATGGATAAGCGTCAACCCTATGAAACAGATATACGAGTTCCATTACTGATATCCGGTCCAGGAATTGACTCGTCTACAATTTCCGCGGCAGTCAGCAGTGTCGATATCTTCGCTACACTCTTAGATATAGCCGGTATAGAATATCCATCAGACGGAAGAACATTGTTTAAAACAACGCGTGATTTACCGCAAGATCGCACCGTTCTAATAGAGTACAGGGGAGAGAGATCTAAAAAGACCCCGTCGTCCGGTTGTCCAAGTGACAGCGATCTCAATGTCACA CTATGCATGAAAGAAATGGCATGTAAATGTCAGGATGCTGCGAACAATACATTTAGTTGTATACGTCGCGTTTCTCCacatttcaataatatcttttgtatCTTCGAAGATGATCAG aaatttatcgaATCTTACGATATATACGTTGATGAGTATCAAATGACGAATATCGGATATactatgaagaaaaaattgagatcCAGATTCAGGAAACGTCTCAAGAAGATGGTGGTATGTCAGAATGCGAAATGCGTTTTCACAGATTTGGGAAGTAGATTTGAATAA
- the LOC126855667 gene encoding N-acetylglucosamine-6-sulfatase-like isoform X3 gives MVNTLNLIGSQGATFTNCFVASPICCPNRASILTGRYQHNHLTVNNSIAGGCSSAQWQKFQEPATFAALLQNVAGYKTFYAGKYLNEYGNEKVGGAAHVPVGWDWWAGLIGNSKYYNYSLSINGTEMKYGDNTGDYLTDVINNLAVNFINGYSDDQPFLMVLAPPAPHAPFTPADRHNDKYNGTKAKRTPNFNVPVHQDKHWLVRKGPSPLPSSVLPKLDEIYRKRWETLLAVDELVKNIHNLLKERNLLNNTYFIYTSDNGYHVGQFSMPMDKRQPYETDIRVPLLISGPGIDSSTISAAVSSVDIFATLLDIAGIEYPSDGRTLFKTTRDLPQDRTVLIEYRGERSKKTPSSGCPSDSDLNVTLCMKEMACKCQDAANNTFSCIRRVSPHFNNIFCIFEDDQKFIESYDIYVDEYQMTNIGYTMKKKLRSRFRKRLKKMVVCQNAKCVFTDLGSRFE, from the exons ATGGTAAATACTTTGAATCTCATTGGATCTCAGGGTGCCACGTTCACGAATTGC TTTGTAGCTTCGCCTATCTGTTGCCCGAATCGAGCGTCTATCCTGACCGGACGGTATCAGCATAATCATCTGACAGTGAATAATTCGATCGCTGGTGGTTGTAGTAGCGCGCAATGGCAGAAATTTCAAGAACCAGCAACGTTTGCGGCTCTTTTGCAAAATGTCGCTGGATACAAGACTTTTTACGCCGGAAAGTATTTGAACGAG TATGGAAACGAAAAAGTTGGCGGCGCAGCTCACGTACCGGTGGGATGGGATTGGTGGGCCggtcttataggaaattccaaatattacaattattcatTGTCGATAAATGGTACCGAGATGAAGTACGGTGACAATACGGGCGATTATCTTACAGACGTAATC aataatctagctgtaaattttattaacggaTACTCCGACGATCAACCTTTCCTCATGGTATTAGCACCTCCAGCCCCTCACGCGCCTTTTACACCTGCTGATAGACATAATGACAAATACAATGGCACAAAAGCAAAGAGAACCCCAAACTTTAACGTTCCCGTGCATCAG gatAAACATTGGTTAGTTAGGAAAGGTCCGTCTCCTTTGCCAAGCAGTGTATTACCAAAATTAGATGAGATATACAGGAAGAGATGGGAAACTTTGTTAGCGGTCGATGAGctcgttaaaaatatacacaatttattGAAAGAGCGAAATCTCTTGAACAATACCTACTTTATTTATACCTCTGACAATGGATATCATGTTG GACAATTTAGCATGCCCATGGATAAGCGTCAACCCTATGAAACAGATATACGAGTTCCATTACTGATATCCGGTCCAGGAATTGACTCGTCTACAATTTCCGCGGCAGTCAGCAGTGTCGATATCTTCGCTACACTCTTAGATATAGCCGGTATAGAATATCCATCAGACGGAAGAACATTGTTTAAAACAACGCGTGATTTACCGCAAGATCGCACCGTTCTAATAGAGTACAGGGGAGAGAGATCTAAAAAGACCCCGTCGTCCGGTTGTCCAAGTGACAGCGATCTCAATGTCACA CTATGCATGAAAGAAATGGCATGTAAATGTCAGGATGCTGCGAACAATACATTTAGTTGTATACGTCGCGTTTCTCCacatttcaataatatcttttgtatCTTCGAAGATGATCAG aaatttatcgaATCTTACGATATATACGTTGATGAGTATCAAATGACGAATATCGGATATactatgaagaaaaaattgagatcCAGATTCAGGAAACGTCTCAAGAAGATGGTGGTATGTCAGAATGCGAAATGCGTTTTCACAGATTTGGGAAGTAGATTTGAATAA